Below is a window of Synechococcus sp. RSCCF101 DNA.
ATCGGCATCCGGCCGTAGATCGTGTCGTCTGAGAGAACGCAGCTGTAGGAAGGCAGAGTCAGGTCCACATCCGGATCCCGCCGCCCGATCGAGGCGCCATGCACGAAGGGCGCATGCGTTGGATCAATGGCGTTCTCCAGAGTGCGGGTGAAGTGGGTGTCATACAGCCAGTCCTCATCCGCATCCGGCCGGATCTGGAGAGCATCGAGCTGAGGCAATGTCGGCGGGGGGACCCGCAAGCCGGGATGATCCGGATCGCCGTGCCACATCCAGAGCAGGCCGTAGTGCTCGCGAACCGGGTAGCTAGCCACCCGCGCGGCCGCTGGAGGCGGGTGATCCGGCTCGGCGGGGATGTGACGGCAGCGGCCGGATGTGTCGTACTGCCAGCCGTGGTACGGGCAGACCAAGTGCTCGCCTGACCTCCAGCCAAGGGCCAGCGAGCAGGCGCGGTGGGCGCAGCGAGCAGCGAGCACATGGGGGGTGCCAGCCTCATCCCGGAAAGCCAGCAACTCCTGCTCGAGGAACTGAAAGCCCAGCGGCCGACTGGTGACATCACTGGAGCAGAGCACGGCATACCAGGTCTGCCTCGGGCAAGGAGGAGGGGCGGTCGGTGTTGTCATGACGCCAGGGTTGCCATAGCCGCCACACGTTTGCGATAGGCCAGGATCAGATGGTC
It encodes the following:
- a CDS encoding aromatic ring-hydroxylating dioxygenase subunit alpha; this translates as MTTPTAPPPCPRQTWYAVLCSSDVTSRPLGFQFLEQELLAFRDEAGTPHVLAARCAHRACSLALGWRSGEHLVCPYHGWQYDTSGRCRHIPAEPDHPPPAAARVASYPVREHYGLLWMWHGDPDHPGLRVPPPTLPQLDALQIRPDADEDWLYDTHFTRTLENAIDPTHAPFVHGASIGRRDPDVDLTLPSYSCVLSDDTIYGRMPIKLQKISGLARLVLKASPDTIYKEYWYVYPNLVVSLVTFGRVTLAALQAFVPEGPLRTRSRLVNARNMLLSTPLLSSWFDRVTSRTGQTISREDQAVLETQRPRYVTLRGSGEMLVGSDRILTELRRLLARRLDAEASEGH